The following proteins come from a genomic window of Proteinivorax hydrogeniformans:
- a CDS encoding ISLre2 family transposase — protein MEIIRVIEEKILHVTEKVLETLEGGIDYNTFTKELKKELDGLGVGIMQEVIEAMDQQIVKDKKERKDWVIERKGDYKSILTPFGEMTYKRTYFKNKETKKYSYLADENAGITAHMRIEPTLKSELLEATTKLSYEKATQELSRYNSELKLSKQTAANTVRDFKAKDYEIPCDKKEVPTLYIEADEDHLSVRSKRGAQARLIYVHEGVKEVNGRRMLINPKYFTSIDEKPEDFWFRVCDFIYSQYDVNCINDIYILGDGAKWIRSGLEYIPSSTFILDKFHLSKYIIMATAHAPNLKTKIYKNIKKLDREAVLENLKEALAKADSKPRKKRIQKTITYIKNTWDGIKASIENPEIGCSAEGHVSHVLSSRLSSRPMAWSLNGAKKMASMRAVEANKEQVKDHYLETYKQKDNKVIELTTEVRKQLKDLKTRKKIGKESFSNVPVMEYGVNLTRVALRGLNNKISI, from the coding sequence ATGGAAATAATTCGCGTAATAGAAGAAAAAATCCTTCATGTAACTGAAAAAGTTTTAGAAACTCTTGAAGGAGGTATTGACTACAATACTTTTACTAAAGAATTAAAAAAGGAACTAGATGGTCTTGGTGTAGGGATAATGCAAGAAGTAATTGAAGCAATGGATCAACAAATAGTTAAAGATAAAAAAGAACGAAAGGACTGGGTCATAGAAAGAAAAGGCGACTATAAAAGTATACTCACCCCTTTTGGTGAAATGACCTATAAACGAACATACTTTAAAAACAAAGAGACTAAGAAATATTCCTATTTAGCAGATGAAAATGCTGGCATAACAGCACATATGAGAATAGAACCTACTTTAAAATCCGAGTTGCTTGAAGCTACTACAAAGCTTTCGTACGAAAAAGCAACACAGGAACTAAGCCGATATAACTCAGAGTTAAAGTTAAGCAAACAAACAGCTGCTAATACAGTAAGAGACTTTAAGGCAAAAGATTATGAGATCCCTTGTGATAAAAAAGAAGTTCCCACACTTTATATAGAAGCCGATGAAGACCATTTATCAGTACGCTCTAAAAGGGGAGCACAAGCTAGACTAATCTATGTTCATGAAGGCGTAAAAGAAGTTAATGGTAGGCGTATGCTAATAAATCCTAAGTATTTTACCTCTATTGATGAAAAGCCGGAAGACTTTTGGTTTAGAGTCTGCGATTTCATATATTCCCAATACGATGTTAATTGTATCAATGATATTTATATACTAGGCGATGGAGCAAAATGGATACGCTCAGGGCTGGAATACATTCCTAGCTCCACGTTTATCTTAGATAAGTTTCATTTATCTAAATACATCATAATGGCTACAGCTCATGCTCCAAACTTAAAGACAAAGATTTATAAAAACATAAAGAAGCTAGATAGAGAGGCTGTCTTAGAAAACTTAAAAGAAGCACTTGCAAAGGCAGATAGCAAACCAAGGAAAAAGAGAATACAAAAAACTATAACCTATATTAAGAACACTTGGGATGGTATAAAGGCATCAATTGAAAATCCAGAGATAGGGTGCAGTGCCGAAGGGCATGTGAGCCATGTTTTATCATCCCGTTTGAGCAGTCGCCCTATGGCTTGGAGTCTAAATGGGGCAAAAAAAATGGCATCTATGCGAGCTGTGGAGGCAAACAAAGAGCAAGTTAAAGACCACTACCTAGAAACTTATAAGCAAAAAGACAATAAAGTAATTGAATTGACAACTGAAGTTAGGAAACAGTTAAAAGATTTAAAAACGAGAAAAAAGATTGGCAAAGAAAGTTTTAGTAATGTTCCAGTAATGGAATATGGAGTAAACTTAACAAGAGTAGCGCTAAGAGGCCTTAATAATAAAATTAGCATTTAA
- a CDS encoding putative ABC transporter permease encodes MLTESFFYFVFYSFVGWNLEVLYHLKKQRRFVNRGFLNGPICPIYGISATLIVILLTPFKDNLIALFIGGFIIASVVELFTGYLLERFFDTRWWDYSEESFNLWGYVCVKFSIYWGALTVFFLNAIHPFVNMLWLNIPNVIKNWIIPIFLVGIIIDSILTVSSLVQFKSILAEFDDITERLRQNVTLMKDKKLKNISLERLKRENKKLRSLQNRLINKINIQHKAWLKHYPNLKSKKFKHIIGELKEKIQNKITD; translated from the coding sequence TTGCTAACAGAATCTTTTTTCTACTTTGTCTTTTACTCTTTTGTAGGGTGGAATTTAGAAGTACTGTATCACCTAAAAAAACAGCGCAGATTTGTAAACCGTGGATTTCTAAATGGGCCAATATGCCCGATTTATGGAATCTCTGCCACTTTGATAGTTATACTTCTTACTCCTTTTAAAGATAATCTTATAGCTTTATTTATAGGAGGTTTTATTATTGCTTCAGTTGTAGAGCTATTTACTGGATATCTGCTGGAGCGTTTTTTCGATACTAGATGGTGGGATTACTCCGAAGAATCTTTCAATCTATGGGGATATGTGTGCGTAAAGTTTTCAATATATTGGGGAGCTCTAACAGTATTTTTTTTAAATGCAATTCATCCTTTTGTTAATATGCTGTGGCTTAACATCCCAAATGTAATAAAAAATTGGATTATACCTATTTTTCTAGTCGGGATAATTATAGACTCTATTTTAACTGTTTCTAGTTTAGTACAGTTTAAATCAATCCTTGCAGAGTTTGATGATATAACTGAAAGACTTAGGCAAAATGTAACTTTGATGAAGGATAAAAAGCTTAAAAATATTTCCCTTGAGCGCCTAAAAAGAGAAAACAAAAAGCTACGTTCGCTGCAAAATAGGTTGATCAATAAAATAAATATACAACATAAAGCCTGGCTTAAGCATTACCCTAACTTAAAATCTAAAAAGTTTAAACACATTATAGGTGAACTTAAAGAAAAAATACAAAATAAAATTACCGACTAA
- a CDS encoding polysaccharide deacetylase family protein yields the protein MNFFRFLIVCVMVLLISSACSEEVQDTTVETETSEILEEKIDDSKEEESTNNKHDHEVLEKDIIDKYSQVKPKDWGENIEGVITQIDVDKKIVALTFDACDGRPGYYDEDLINFLIKEEIPATLFVSGEWIKQNKETFIMLSENPLLEIANHGYKHKPLSVSGKSAYNIPGTASVEEVFNEVYKNQLLIKKITGEYPKYFRSGTAHYDDVAVDIIYDLGLKPVNYNVLGDAGGTFDKQQIAYALESANPGSIMLLHMNQPESDIAQGVKDGVKRLRQKSFEFVRLADYDEYLN from the coding sequence ATGAATTTTTTCCGTTTTCTTATAGTATGTGTTATGGTTCTATTAATATCATCAGCTTGCTCCGAGGAGGTACAAGATACAACCGTAGAAACTGAAACATCGGAAATATTAGAAGAAAAGATTGATGATAGCAAAGAGGAGGAAAGTACTAATAATAAACATGACCATGAAGTATTAGAGAAAGACATTATAGATAAATACTCTCAGGTTAAACCGAAAGATTGGGGCGAAAACATCGAAGGCGTTATAACGCAAATTGATGTTGATAAAAAAATTGTCGCCTTAACTTTTGATGCTTGCGATGGACGGCCAGGTTATTATGATGAAGATTTAATAAATTTTTTAATTAAAGAGGAAATTCCCGCAACCTTATTTGTCAGTGGAGAGTGGATTAAACAAAACAAGGAAACTTTTATCATGTTATCGGAAAATCCTTTGCTTGAAATAGCCAATCATGGGTACAAGCATAAACCCTTATCTGTCTCAGGGAAATCAGCTTATAATATACCAGGAACTGCAAGTGTTGAAGAAGTATTTAATGAGGTTTACAAAAACCAGTTGTTAATTAAGAAAATAACTGGGGAATATCCTAAGTACTTTAGATCTGGAACGGCCCATTATGATGATGTCGCTGTAGATATTATTTATGACTTAGGACTCAAGCCTGTTAATTATAATGTTCTAGGCGATGCTGGAGGCACTTTTGATAAGCAACAGATCGCTTATGCCTTAGAATCTGCAAATCCAGGGTCAATAATGTTGTTGCACATGAATCAGCCTGAATCTGATATTGCACAAGGTGTGAAAGATGGAGTTAAAAGATTAAGGCAAAAAAGTTTTGAATTTGTAAGGCTAGCTGATTATGACGAGTATCTAAATTAG
- a CDS encoding ABC transporter permease, translating into MKNFLIVVKFELLNFVKSKPFIASTVIICLMLAIGLSIPTIRDTFFSSDSDPAGEETHVSQREYGYVNKDEAVSNIEDLKNNFYLGTLVEYENQKELEEDVTSGDIDAGYVIDSPTSYVHIVKNNELHSNDNFAFEGALAEAYRIQGFSEKGIDYGSVQQLISVQLQSDTKILGTDSAGNYMYTYILTFLLYFVIIIYGQLVATSIASEKSNRAMEVLVTSTDSRNLIFGKVIGGALAGVIQFAIVIGTAFLAYELNSAAWDGGLDFVFNIPTDVLLLFSVFGILGYLFYLFIFGALGALVSRSEDVNTSATPITIIFVAVFFVSVTGMQNTEGLLIKVASYIPFSSFMAMFVRVSMGTVSHFEVILSLFILTLSTVIVGLLASKIYRLGTLMYGNPVKLTRALKLLARK; encoded by the coding sequence ATGAAGAATTTTTTAATTGTAGTAAAGTTTGAGCTTTTAAACTTTGTAAAAAGCAAACCTTTTATTGCATCTACCGTAATTATTTGCCTGATGCTAGCCATTGGGCTGTCGATACCAACTATACGAGATACTTTCTTTAGCTCTGACTCTGACCCCGCTGGTGAAGAAACTCATGTTTCGCAAAGAGAGTATGGCTATGTAAACAAAGATGAAGCGGTTAGTAATATAGAGGACCTAAAAAACAATTTTTATCTTGGAACCTTGGTAGAATATGAAAATCAAAAAGAATTAGAAGAAGATGTAACCTCTGGAGATATAGATGCGGGATACGTTATAGATTCGCCTACAAGTTATGTGCATATTGTCAAAAACAACGAACTGCATAGCAACGATAATTTTGCCTTTGAAGGTGCGTTGGCAGAAGCGTATAGGATTCAGGGTTTTTCTGAAAAAGGGATAGATTATGGTAGCGTTCAGCAGTTAATATCTGTTCAATTACAATCAGACACTAAAATATTAGGTACTGACAGTGCTGGAAATTATATGTACACCTATATTCTCACCTTTTTACTATATTTTGTAATCATCATATATGGCCAGCTTGTAGCTACATCTATAGCTAGCGAAAAAAGCAATAGAGCTATGGAGGTTTTGGTTACTAGTACTGATAGTCGAAACTTGATTTTCGGCAAAGTTATAGGAGGAGCTTTAGCTGGGGTGATACAGTTTGCTATAGTTATAGGCACCGCTTTTTTAGCTTATGAACTAAACTCTGCCGCTTGGGATGGAGGCTTAGATTTTGTGTTTAATATCCCTACTGACGTACTTTTACTGTTTTCGGTGTTTGGAATACTAGGATACCTATTTTATCTGTTTATATTTGGGGCTTTAGGTGCTTTAGTTTCTAGATCTGAAGATGTGAATACTAGCGCCACACCTATAACAATTATTTTTGTAGCTGTCTTTTTCGTTTCTGTAACCGGTATGCAAAATACAGAAGGGCTATTAATAAAGGTCGCATCATATATTCCATTTAGCTCGTTTATGGCTATGTTTGTAAGGGTTTCTATGGGGACAGTGTCGCATTTTGAGGTTATATTATCTTTGTTCATACTAACATTAAGCACAGTAATTGTAGGACTTTTAGCTTCAAAAATTTATCGCTTGGGGACTCTTATGTATGGGAACCCTGTTAAACTAACCCGTGCGCTTAAATTATTAGCTAGAAAATAA
- a CDS encoding ATP-binding cassette domain-containing protein yields the protein MKLEVKDIFKSFGETEVLHGISFEVESGKALGFLGRNGAGKTTTIRILMNLFKANAGEILLDGKKFVASEHQIGYLPEERGLYPKKKVLEQVIYFGQLRGLTKKEAKENSIHWLKKLGVEKYSNKKLETLSKGNQQKVQLAQTFVCNPDIVILDEPFSGLDPVNSQVLKEIIREQIREDNIVIFSSHQMNYIEEFCENIALINEGELVLKGNLKNIKRKYGNNRLTISLIGLSSLELEDLFAHKLSGLAKVVDNKEKYLVIELEKDKTKNDLLNEMVQLGLDIERFSTYEPTLEDIFVKKVGEK from the coding sequence ATGAAGCTTGAAGTAAAAGATATATTTAAATCTTTTGGCGAAACAGAAGTGCTTCATGGAATATCTTTTGAAGTAGAAAGCGGTAAGGCTTTAGGCTTTCTTGGAAGAAATGGTGCTGGAAAGACCACTACCATTCGGATTCTCATGAATTTATTTAAAGCAAACGCCGGTGAAATACTGTTAGATGGGAAAAAGTTTGTGGCCAGTGAACATCAAATAGGTTATTTGCCGGAGGAGCGAGGGTTGTATCCTAAAAAGAAAGTGTTAGAGCAGGTAATTTATTTTGGCCAGCTTAGAGGCTTGACCAAAAAAGAAGCTAAGGAAAATTCAATACATTGGCTAAAAAAGCTTGGCGTAGAGAAATACAGTAACAAAAAGCTAGAGACCCTTTCAAAGGGAAATCAGCAAAAGGTGCAGCTGGCACAAACCTTTGTCTGTAACCCAGACATAGTCATTTTAGACGAGCCATTTAGTGGCTTAGATCCAGTAAATTCACAGGTGTTAAAAGAAATAATAAGAGAGCAAATAAGGGAGGATAACATAGTTATATTCTCTAGCCATCAGATGAATTATATAGAAGAGTTTTGTGAAAACATTGCGTTAATTAACGAAGGAGAACTAGTGCTCAAAGGCAATTTGAAAAACATAAAGAGAAAGTATGGGAATAATAGGCTAACTATTAGCTTGATAGGTTTATCCTCTTTAGAGCTAGAGGACCTTTTCGCCCATAAGCTTAGTGGGCTAGCTAAGGTTGTAGATAATAAGGAGAAGTATTTAGTTATAGAACTAGAAAAAGACAAGACTAAAAACGACTTACTTAATGAAATGGTGCAGCTAGGCTTAGATATTGAAAGATTTTCAACTTATGAACCAACACTTGAAGATATTTTTGTTAAAAAGGTGGGTGAAAAATAG
- a CDS encoding CPBP family intramembrane glutamic endopeptidase, whose translation MKNFLKTVWNVLKYLLVHFGLQIVYIFGISFVIGIKIGLEGGADNLDNFDAEFASTMSAHIPISLIFAGVGSLLIYKWMVNRKGDSFLEVCRFNKLSLDKSVVSFIAGMSLLYLSSVIVGFFPDEAIDSHVENMSSLTEGGVLLFFLAAGIMAPLIEEVIFRGLIFKELRGKVSIFAVILIQALLFGFYHLNLVQGAYTFVMGVFLGISLLWTGSIWAPILIHAGNNIFSIGLSVMPFGHFFEQSAVALIGLFIVLPVSVWYLYKNRMPFADNYGKPNLKG comes from the coding sequence ATGAAAAATTTTTTAAAGACAGTGTGGAACGTATTAAAATATTTATTGGTACATTTTGGACTTCAGATTGTATATATCTTTGGAATTTCCTTTGTGATAGGGATTAAGATAGGGTTAGAAGGTGGTGCTGATAACTTAGATAATTTTGATGCAGAGTTTGCTTCTACAATGTCAGCACATATCCCAATATCTCTAATTTTTGCGGGGGTCGGTTCGTTACTTATATATAAATGGATGGTAAACAGAAAAGGTGACAGTTTTTTAGAAGTATGTAGGTTTAATAAGTTGTCGCTAGATAAGAGTGTTGTATCCTTTATAGCGGGAATGTCTTTGTTATACCTAAGCTCTGTTATAGTAGGATTTTTTCCTGACGAGGCAATAGATTCCCATGTCGAAAATATGAGTTCATTGACGGAGGGGGGAGTGCTGTTGTTTTTCCTAGCTGCAGGGATTATGGCTCCGTTAATTGAGGAAGTTATTTTTAGGGGGTTAATTTTTAAAGAGTTAAGAGGAAAAGTAAGTATTTTTGCTGTAATTTTAATACAAGCACTTTTATTTGGATTTTATCATCTAAATTTAGTTCAAGGAGCTTACACTTTTGTCATGGGAGTATTTTTAGGCATTTCACTGCTTTGGACCGGTTCTATATGGGCGCCTATTTTGATCCATGCCGGTAACAATATTTTTAGCATAGGATTAAGTGTGATGCCTTTTGGTCATTTCTTTGAACAAAGTGCTGTGGCGTTAATTGGACTGTTCATTGTTTTACCAGTTTCAGTTTGGTATTTGTATAAAAACAGGATGCCTTTTGCTGACAATTACGGAAAACCGAATTTAAAGGGGTAA
- a CDS encoding ABC transporter ATP-binding protein — MSKVLEVKNVSKDYGDFKLKNVSFSLEKGYIMGLIGPNGSGKTTTIKLIMNLLSKDSGEIKMFNKDHIADEVKIKEKIGFVYDGDIYPSGMKLEKIAKLIAPFYKSWDQHIFEGYIKKFRLNLGKKLEDLSKGMKIKFSIAMALSHKPELILMDEPTSGLDPVFRREFLELLQDIIEKRKASVIFSTHITSDLEKVADYITFIDDGEVVFTDTYCDLVENYRLVKGKKEVLNNHKDTLIGMKVNKFGIEGLAKSDSCHTLTENEGVLLERPSLEDIMYYVSTRD, encoded by the coding sequence ATGTCTAAAGTATTGGAAGTAAAAAATGTATCAAAAGACTATGGGGATTTTAAGTTAAAAAATGTAAGTTTCTCACTTGAAAAAGGTTATATTATGGGTCTTATTGGTCCAAATGGGTCTGGAAAAACAACAACTATCAAGTTGATCATGAATTTATTATCTAAGGATAGCGGCGAGATTAAAATGTTTAACAAAGACCATATTGCAGATGAAGTAAAGATTAAAGAAAAGATTGGGTTTGTCTATGATGGCGATATCTACCCATCCGGCATGAAATTAGAAAAAATAGCTAAGTTAATTGCTCCTTTTTATAAGAGTTGGGATCAACATATTTTTGAAGGTTATATAAAAAAGTTTCGGTTAAATTTAGGTAAAAAGCTAGAGGACTTATCCAAAGGAATGAAAATAAAGTTTTCTATAGCGATGGCGCTTTCACATAAACCGGAGCTAATTTTAATGGATGAGCCAACTTCCGGGTTAGATCCAGTATTTCGCAGAGAATTTTTAGAGTTGCTACAAGATATTATTGAAAAGCGAAAAGCGTCGGTGATTTTCTCTACCCATATCACCTCTGATTTGGAAAAGGTGGCTGATTATATCACTTTTATAGATGATGGTGAGGTGGTTTTTACAGATACCTACTGCGACCTTGTGGAAAATTACCGTTTAGTAAAAGGCAAAAAAGAAGTTTTAAATAATCACAAAGATACTTTAATAGGGATGAAGGTAAATAAGTTTGGAATAGAGGGGCTTGCAAAAAGCGATAGCTGCCACACTTTGACGGAAAATGAGGGTGTGCTACTTGAAAGACCAAGCTTAGAGGATATAATGTACTATGTTTCAACAAGAGATTGA
- a CDS encoding GntR family transcriptional regulator: MDIIISNTSSQPIYLQISDQIKRQVLRGELDNGYYLPSIRMLAKELQVSVITTKNAYQVLEKEGLIKSVKGRGFYVSAQKEDLLEDMKIKSVEQKLEEVVDEAKELNIPLEKVIEMLKLLY, translated from the coding sequence TTGGATATAATCATTAGCAATACAAGTTCACAGCCGATATACCTACAAATTTCAGATCAGATTAAAAGGCAGGTTCTAAGGGGTGAGTTAGACAATGGCTACTATTTGCCATCGATACGAATGTTGGCTAAGGAGTTACAAGTTTCAGTAATTACCACTAAGAACGCCTATCAGGTTTTGGAAAAGGAAGGGTTGATTAAATCGGTAAAAGGTAGGGGATTTTACGTCTCTGCCCAAAAAGAAGACTTACTCGAAGATATGAAGATAAAATCTGTTGAACAAAAGTTAGAAGAGGTGGTGGATGAAGCAAAAGAGCTTAATATTCCGTTAGAGAAAGTTATAGAAATGCTAAAACTACTCTACTAG